GGAAGGCGGGTGTAATTTGCTAGGTTATAATTCCAGCCCGGCGACGAGAATTGCCCGGACCAGAGTGCGAGACTGCTGTGTCATTATGTGCAGATAAGCCAGGACTCACCGACACACTCCAGGTTCTTTAGGTCCGTGCCTTTGGGACACCTGCACAGGTTGTCTTCGCAGATCTCCCTTTTGTAGCACTGGCTAGCGTCCATGCAAACACGGTCCACGGTTTGCGTATCTACGCACAGTACGCAAGAAGAAAATTCGTTGGCTATTTGATTCGTTAGCTTCGGAGGGAACAATAAATACAAATAGCAAGCTAAACAATATTCGTAGATAACACTTTCTGAAATATTATGCAGGCGCGTATAAACTACAAACGCCTGGTCGTCAAATTGAAACCAGAGCCCTGCACTGCAACGGCCCATCTCATACCTCGAGTTTCACTTTGAACGACAAACGATCACTGAATCAATCGAAGAAGAGATCCTTGCTGTGCAAATTAGTGAATACGCTGACGTTCATGTGTCTTGCAAAAAACGTGAACGTCAATCAATCTATCGATTCTGGAGATTGGCAAACTCGGACATCACCTTTCTTTTCGCAGACCCATTCGGTGCCGTAGATGCGCAGCTCGTAGCCTTTGTTGCAGAAACAGGTGGATGTCGATGGGTCGCATTCCGAGTACTCCGTCTTGCAACGACCGTACGGACAGGGACCCAGGTTGGCTGGGTCGGTGCGATGAATAATTTCTAATTAACTGTATGGTACAGAAAGGGGTGTCCTGGTGGCCAGCCCCGTCAGAGCTACAGATTGGGTGCCAAGAGAACGGGAACGTAGTCAAGGACAGCATACAATTTGCCGGagtaatgaaattaggaaatttgcgggcgtcTGATGCATAGAGCCAGCTGGTGCAAAACAAGAGTGATCGGAGATTATTGGgcgatgccttcgtcctgcaatggaggTCAATTAGGCTGATGACGAAGATCAAGCGTCACTATCGGATACGTAAAACAAGCGCCAATTTTTTTTATAACACCCCCTGCTGCGGTGGTCTGGTCAACATCGTCGCCCAAAAAACCAAAACTTCGTGAGAGCAGCGTAACACAACACGACATCCTGGTCAACGCGGCATGAGATGCTGACGAGATCCTCAATAAAGCTCACTTGTTGGGTTGCATGATCCTTGTAGCAGGGCCGTGCCGTTGGCGCACCGGCAGATCTTGTCCTGTGACCCTGGCCGGGCACGTGCACATTCCATGTGAAGCCAAAGGCCGCAGTCCgagttgtttacgcatgctgcaAGCGTTAGGTGGGTGTAGGGCGCAATGTATCTTGCAGGAGTCGCATTCCGAATGCGCATCCCGAAAAGACAAATCCGAATCGCCAAGCGAATTCCAGCTGAGAACGCTGATATAAAGACTCCTGGTAAGAAGACACGGTGTGTCGTATTGTTTCTTTCATGATATACGTATCGGTGCTTTTTTATATAAAATTATTTTGGGATGCCACTCTAGCGAAATCAGACGCGAACGTTACACAAGCCTTTGAGATGCAGCACTGAATTTGTTTTGAAGCGAGCGATTGTTTTCGACATCTACAATCAAACGTTCCTTGTGAGTGTGTATCAGGTATAGCTTTCCCGCCGAACACTATGGAACGTATAAGATAACGCGTATTCGATCCGTATCGCTTGTCGAATGCAAATTTACCTGTCTCTTTAACATATTGCAGACAGAACTGCAGTCCCAATTGATAGTCTCCTTGCAGGTCAGATGAATAGAAAATATACTGAGAGCGAAGAAAGTATCATTAACAAATCGCCAGCTTTAAGCAACGTTGAAAGATGGGCTAGAGGAGCGAATTTAAGGTGCAAATTACTCGGTATCAGGGTTCACGACATAGGTACGATGTAAGCAAAGCACGCTGCCTAACTTACGGACAGGGATGCAGCTTCCTTTGACACCCAGGGTTCCTGTCGGACATACGCACCTCCAGTTTTCGCATATGGCTCCACCAGCGCAAGATTTTGCTGTGCATTCTGCGAAGTATGAGTACGGGAATGGTGAGCTTCATTTTAATGTGTAGGCACGGGGCACAAGTACCTCTAATACGCTTTCGTAACGCTTGAACAACAAGTGGACTTGCATATACGTTTCCTGTAAATCCATAAAACTTGGCACTTATTCGTTAAGCTTGGGCAGAGCGTTGAGTTGGTTGCTCATCGAGACAGCGTATTAGGCAATGCGTGGGAACTTGTGTGTGACCTTAATGTCACAACTTGTTTTTGATTTAGTACACATTGAAAGATTATTCACTTTTTTCAGTCATAATACCTGAAAAGCAATAATACGTGAGCGTATTGTGGACTTCTGACGCAACGATATCGCGATGGGCTGGTCAATTAGGACGAAAACTTTTCGAACCCAAGTTCGGAGCCGTCAGATGAGAGGAAGTCGTTAGCCGCGAAATTCCCTATACTTATCCCAAATATGTCTTGCATTGCCAAGTGTAGAAGTGTTTTCGTTGAGAAACCAGTGCAGCAAATCACATTGCTTTTGGTGAAGTAATTTGTCGACTGTGCTGCATGTTGAAGAACCCGATGTGATGAAACTTGTTtctggagtaccccactacggcgtgcctcatactggGAGCCTGATCGCTTTCGCGCAAGCAAGGCGCCAgtattcaattaaaatttcaaTCGACATTGCGTCAAAACTACACGAAACACTTTAAGCTTTTTCTATACATAAACAAATAATCTATGCTTGGTTTTGGAGGTTCACTTCGTGAGTCACCTGAGGCTAGCTTTCAGAAATAATAGTAGCATTCGCgtgacaacccccccccccccccaaaaaaaaaaaaaaaatcgtggtcACCAGGCCCACGATCTGGCGGGCCAATGGCAGTATGACATGCAGCATGCCTTGCTTGACCTACATTATGATATCTGTTGTGCATTTTTCTCACTTACCAACAGGGAAAGAGCATTGACCGAAGAGAAGGTAAGAGCCGCTTATGCAGGTGCATTTGTTCAAGAAACACTGGCTGGTAGCGCCCAGGTAGCCCATGCAGTCGTTCTTATTGGAGCATTCTGCGCAGCGAATCCACGAAAAACACGAGTGAAAGGTTTCCATCAGTTCCCTGTGTGGTTGGTCCAACTTAACGACGAAGCTAATTTTAGAGCAAAAAGCTTAAGCACAGTGGACACCTGCGCTGGTGAAGATGTCTGGGGAGGCTGTGATCACCTATATCTTCAAGAAAGTAAGTGCGCCAGTCTTACTTTCAAAAAGCTGTACCAATGCTGTTAATTGTATTTTTTTCACGAACAATATGCGGGTATAACCACTTCACACGTGACATTGTTACCGCACCACATCTGCTATTTCTCCGGGCTTATTCTACAGAAGTACATATTCTAATACCCGTGAAATTTCTCTCATCACCGAGCCCCGTTTACGACTGTACGCGTATTTTGTTTTGCGCTACTCTGACTTTTCTATTTGCGCTTTTTTACCAAATCTTTTCTTATTGTTGTAATGAATTATGTCCTACACACGTGATATTATACTGACTTATTTCGCAGTGCTCATAATTATAGTGGCAAATGTGATGCCTTTGTATACCTCTGTATAACCTGTGTGAGATTATGCCTTGTACTTTGTATaactactccccccccccccctatagtGCCCTATACCGCCGATGTGGGATacctgtataaataaataaattaattaattaatttagaCACGATAGGGTTCCGTCGCGATTACGAGTAGTTTCGGAAAATAGGGTTGTGGCGGTAAATAGAAAATAATACAATCAGTCATCGTCTCAAATGTTCTATGAGTTCTGTTTCATACAGAGCGCACGCGCATTCTGCTGTGTCGGCGAATAGTCTTTCCTCCCCTATAAAAACCTTTTTAGCAATGGGCAATGTTGACTCAAATGAAATCAACTCATGTTGCGAAAATTGGCGTCTGGTAATATTCAGCTTGGTAAAAGGTAATGGCGTtatgacaaaaagaaaagtacAACTTAATACCAACTGGCTAATGTTTAAAATAATCAATTAAAATCTTGTTATACAAATATATAACAATGTAGACTGTAGAGAGTTTAAAAAGCACCAATTTCAAGAGGAGAAGCTTAAGGCAGTTAGTCATAAATAGCTGCACGTTCAGATTCCTAAACAGAAAAGTGTCGTTGAAAGAGGGTCAAAAAACAAAGAAGACGTTTGATAAACTGCATTTTTTAGTGATTTGGCCCCGGCTTTCTTGAAAATTAACGTCCTGGGAATTCCCTTTTTGAATTTCAATTGTGCTAAAAAGTGCTCTGACGTTAAACGCTATCCCGCAGAGCTTCTACAGAGGAGGTGTGTGTTTCGTTTTCATTTATCATTAATTTGTAACCAAAGTTGCAGCCAGTGAATACCTTATTACCTTTCAGTAAATTTTCAGTAGATACGATTTGGTCATATATCCTCGACTTCAGAGTGAAAGAACGCTTCGTCCCAACATTTATCTTATCTCACTTATCGATTCATCGACTCACTTATCTGGCAGAGGCCTCGATGCTTTTCGAACTTGCTTCCTCTGGGGCACCTGCACCTGCCAAGAGGGGGTCTGACGCACTTGCTTTTGAACTTGCGACAATCCCAATCGGACGTGCAGGGTATGTCCGCTTTATCTGAGTAAAGACAAGGTATAGACCGGTTCGTCAGGTAGACTTTCAATAGACTTTCTTTGCACCAAAGCGCAATTGTAAAATGGTCGCCAGATAAAAAAGAAATGTATATACTCAGCAGACACACATCTTTGCCACTGCTGCACAACGTCCTATACTGGTTAATCCTACAAATTTACTTTTTTTTGGAAGCATCAAAGAATGGACTGagttgtctccattgttgcttcGCTGGCGGCACATATCTGGTGCTCGTGGTTCCACAGTGGCGATAATTGTTCACTAGATGAACGAATCATTTTGCCAGAAATATTGGTGACTCGCAAGTCGTTGTGAGTGAAGAATTTGTAGCGGCTATTACCAAACCACAACATTATTTTAGAAACTCAGCGCCAGGCGACAGTTTCAAGAAATGAGTCCTGAAGATTTGTAGCAAACTGGCAACTATGTTCTACTAAAtgttattgcaaaaaaaaaaaaggaattcacGGGAGGGTTACCAGTCTGTAACGCGAATGTTTAAGTGTTAGCTGTGGTTGAAGACGAAATAAGCCTCTGCAGACGTTTTCAATTTTGTCGCCTTTATTTATCTTAATGTTGCAATGACAGCGTTGTGATCGCTTACGTTGTGATCGCCACCGCCCCTACTCACCGGTGTACGGGGTCAGGATCAGGGTGCCGTTGACGGCCACGGTGCCATTGGGAAACGTGTATGTGACTTGCAGGCTGATGCCACCCGCGCCGAGATCCATTCGTGAGCTGGCCAGCGTGAAATCCGGTCTCCTGTGTGCATAAAGCGGAATTGCCGGCCGATGGCCATCCACCTATTTGTATACCTCCATCCATGTGTGCAAAGGATCACTCGATCTGCCGTACACTTCTTCAACTATAATCGGTGACAACTTAAGAATCTTTGGCAAATATATCGCTGCACAACTCGCAGAAAATACGAACGCATGCGCCATAGAATCATGCTCGCTCTCATCAGCAAATCATGGCAGCAGCAAATTTCTTGCCATATCGGAGTCCCTCATGGAACTGAAGGCCTTAGGCGTAACGCATCCGACAGTGAACAAAATAGTGACCCagaaaacgcacgcacgcactcactcactcactcactcactcactcactcactcactcactcactcactcactcactcactcactcactcactcactcactcactctctctctcactctctcactcactcactcactcactcactcacctcactcactcactcactcactctctcactcaactcactcactcactcactcactcactcaccactcactcactcactcactcactcactcactcactcactcactcacgcactcacctcactcactcactcactatcactcactcactaactcactcactcactcactcactcactcactcactcccgttTGTGCAGCGTGAGGTGCACTGCGCCTAAGGCCTTCAGTATGCCATACACAATCAAAACGGGCAACATTAGGCAGCTTTCGGGGAGAGTATACGTTTCCAAACGCAGGAGCCCAGTGGGCACGTGCGATTCTTGTTGGCGGAGATTCACTGAACGTCGAGGTCGTCGCCGAGTATAGTTCAATACATTAAGAGCCAGTTTCGTGATTTCTCCTAACTGGCCCTGCGACAGCTGTACGAAATACTGCACTTGATCGAACGAATGACGACTCGCAGAGAAGTGTTAttcctgtacaagaaaaaaaaaagtgttaatgCTAAAGAAAACAAGGTCGAAGTACATAGTGGTTCAAATAAATCGATGAATAACTGTTGATTATATCTATGtactctgtctctctctgttATGTTCACTATTCGCTCATTTTGAATCTTATTCGTTTCATTTCACGCACAGTTACGTCGACCTTGTGTTGTGTACCGTCGACACTCGGTTGAC
This region of Dermacentor silvarum isolate Dsil-2018 chromosome 5, BIME_Dsil_1.4, whole genome shotgun sequence genomic DNA includes:
- the LOC119454073 gene encoding multiple epidermal growth factor-like domains protein 6; the protein is MDLGAGGISLQVTYTFPNGTVAVNGTLILTPYTDKADIPCTSDWDCRKFKSKCVRPPLGRCRCPRGSKFEKHRGLCQIKCSNKNDCMGYLGATSQCFLNKCTCISGSYLLFGQCSFPVECTAKSCAGGAICENWRCVCPTGTLGVKGSCIPVPCVNNSDCGLWLHMECARARPGSQDKICRCANGTALLQGSCNPTTNLGPCPYGRCKTEYSECDPSTSTCFCNKGYELRIYGTEWVCEKKDTQTVDRVCMDASQCYKREICEDNLCRCPKGTDLKNLECVEIKLPKVRTNLTLFLWLSVAMMALIVIILSFGCCLYLLAQRAENEQNAIAQMFDVSEDFSIKGTA